A genome region from Methanococcoides burtonii DSM 6242 includes the following:
- the pyrG gene encoding glutamine hydrolyzing CTP synthase: MKYIIVTGGVMSGLGKGITTASVGRNLKNKGYKVTAIKIDPYINIDAGTMSPYQHGEVYVLKDGGEVDLDLGNYERFLDTELTRDHNLTTGKIYQTVIDKERKGEYLGKTVQIIPHITNEIKDRIRRIAAKSGADVCLIEVGGTVGDIESMPFLEAVRQMYREESPENIALLHVTLVPIDSQGDQKTKPTQHSVKELRELGLTPHVIVSRCKKALMESTRSKIALFCDVPVEAVISAHDSADIYEVPLQLENEGLSNYLLKKLILKSTLEDTNWEEMVIRMNNCTGNVNVAIVGKYTHLEDSYISIVESLKHGAIEIGCKFEITWFDAESFDDDPSEVEKLNGFDGILVPGGFGERGTEGKMLAIKYARENNIPYLGLCLGMQLAVIEFARNVVGLDGANSSEFDENTPYPVIDLLPEQEDVVDMGATMRLGDYEATLKAGSLAESIYGASLITERHRHRYEVNPNYVDRIEEHGMIFSGKNKNRMEIAEVPSKDFYFASQFHPEFKSRPGRPSPPFKAFMGAMLKKSKEKKDQ, from the coding sequence ATGAAATATATCATAGTTACCGGCGGTGTCATGAGTGGTCTTGGAAAAGGGATCACAACGGCTTCAGTCGGCAGGAATCTGAAAAACAAAGGTTATAAGGTAACAGCGATAAAGATTGATCCTTACATCAATATTGATGCAGGCACCATGAGTCCTTACCAGCATGGTGAGGTCTATGTCCTTAAAGATGGGGGCGAGGTAGATCTTGATCTTGGTAATTATGAAAGGTTCCTTGATACTGAACTCACAAGGGATCACAACCTAACTACCGGCAAGATCTATCAGACGGTCATTGACAAGGAACGTAAAGGTGAATATCTGGGTAAGACCGTACAGATCATCCCTCATATAACCAACGAGATCAAAGATCGCATTCGCAGGATCGCGGCAAAAAGTGGTGCTGATGTCTGTCTTATTGAAGTTGGTGGAACTGTTGGTGATATCGAAAGCATGCCTTTCCTTGAGGCAGTAAGGCAAATGTACAGGGAGGAATCTCCTGAGAACATCGCATTGCTCCACGTGACATTGGTCCCTATTGACTCTCAGGGCGATCAAAAAACAAAGCCAACGCAACATTCTGTCAAAGAATTAAGGGAATTGGGCCTGACACCGCATGTAATTGTCTCAAGATGCAAGAAAGCACTTATGGAAAGTACCCGTTCCAAGATCGCTCTTTTCTGTGACGTACCTGTCGAGGCGGTCATTAGTGCGCATGACTCCGCAGACATTTATGAAGTGCCACTCCAGCTTGAAAATGAGGGTCTGAGCAATTATCTGTTAAAGAAGCTCATTCTCAAATCCACGCTTGAGGATACCAACTGGGAAGAAATGGTCATAAGGATGAACAATTGCACAGGTAATGTGAATGTGGCAATTGTAGGTAAATATACACACCTTGAAGATTCGTACATCAGTATCGTGGAATCACTCAAACATGGTGCTATCGAAATTGGTTGTAAGTTCGAAATAACCTGGTTCGATGCTGAATCATTCGATGACGATCCAAGTGAGGTCGAAAAATTGAATGGTTTTGATGGAATTCTTGTTCCTGGAGGATTTGGTGAGCGTGGGACCGAGGGAAAGATGCTCGCAATCAAATATGCCCGTGAGAACAATATCCCATATCTTGGACTTTGCCTTGGTATGCAGCTTGCTGTCATAGAGTTTGCAAGGAATGTCGTTGGACTGGATGGCGCAAACAGCAGCGAGTTCGATGAGAATACTCCATATCCGGTAATCGATCTGTTGCCTGAACAGGAGGATGTAGTGGATATGGGAGCCACAATGCGTCTTGGTGATTATGAAGCCACTCTTAAGGCAGGTTCTCTTGCTGAATCCATATATGGTGCTTCTCTCATTACTGAGCGTCACAGGCATAGGTATGAAGTAAATCCCAATTATGTGGACCGTATAGAAGAACATGGGATGATCTTTTCTGGAAAGAACAAGAACAGGATGGAAATTGCAGAAGTTCCTTCAAAAGACTTCTACTTCGCATCCCAATTCCACCCGGAGTTCAAATCCCGGCCTGGTAGGCCTTCCCCACCATTCAAAGCATTTATGGGTGCAATGCTTAAAAAGAGCAAAGAAAAGAAAGATCAATAA
- a CDS encoding DUF7524 family protein has translation MQQVHINRLGVNSIEFETEVLDIPLSPGGEQSFEIVLINYGSPTHVHLSASDDIYGNLTFLEDNPYVSHEEYIPVIARIPFDGRLVNKGTVSITVGYGSKTESFSVRIGNSESDTGPVAIDIDESLSSPSPVNPMQNINGFGRQFSDGLSAMYSSIGQTIGTKHLIILLSFVAIVALIYMVIRSLSSVDMNYSINLSFYTAIVISILFTSLVAYMFTKLSKLKN, from the coding sequence TTGCAACAGGTACACATAAACCGTCTTGGTGTTAATTCCATTGAATTTGAAACAGAGGTATTGGATATACCCTTGTCTCCCGGTGGGGAACAGAGTTTTGAGATCGTATTAATAAATTATGGGTCTCCAACGCATGTTCATTTATCTGCCAGTGATGATATCTATGGTAACCTGACATTTCTCGAAGACAATCCTTATGTTTCACACGAAGAATATATTCCGGTCATCGCAAGGATCCCTTTTGATGGTCGCTTGGTGAACAAAGGTACAGTATCTATTACGGTTGGTTATGGTTCAAAGACTGAAAGCTTTTCCGTGAGGATCGGTAATTCCGAATCCGATACTGGTCCTGTAGCGATTGATATCGATGAAAGTCTCTCATCACCATCTCCGGTAAACCCCATGCAAAATATAAATGGGTTCGGGAGGCAGTTCTCAGATGGTCTCTCTGCAATGTATTCATCCATTGGCCAGACGATCGGTACAAAACATCTCATAATTTTATTGTCTTTCGTTGCCATCGTAGCTCTTATCTATATGGTGATACGTTCATTATCTTCAGTTGATATGAATTACAGTATCAATCTCAGTTTTTACACTGCTATAGTAATATCTATATTGTTCACTTCACTGGTGGCCTATATGTTCACCAAACTTTCAAAGTTGAAAAATTAA
- a CDS encoding methytransferase partner Trm112: protein MKKDLMDILACPICKGDLVLNITKEDEKEIISGTLYCSKCNEYFPITDGIPNMLPPELRE from the coding sequence ATGAAGAAAGATCTCATGGATATTCTGGCATGCCCGATATGCAAAGGTGACCTTGTTCTGAATATTACCAAAGAGGATGAAAAAGAGATTATTTCAGGAACTCTTTATTGTTCAAAATGTAATGAATATTTCCCGATCACGGATGGCATTCCTAATATGCTTCCTCCGGAATTGCGGGAATAA
- a CDS encoding nucleoside recognition domain-containing protein: MFDLFTRVFDFALPVIITIFIGLFGTGILIEMGIMQKLSRFTEPIFKHTHLPQSCASAFMVSLGSTVAANSMVVKVKDEGFIDDREMMLCAILNSTPAYIREILTYQIPIVLPALGPIVGGFYVMVFIISALVKVSVVIILSRIWFKEHNGALPEPEKIERPKLREAIRKAFNRQKRLFTKIAIIYITMTTLVFALRERGAFETFNVLPLADIFGIPAESIIPLTTYVASPIIGISLLGPLISDGGITYLQAMIVLMLGSMFMLPILSIRSILPRYVSIFGPKVGFRIVAFSTGMSMTIRFVILIILLSIAKMQ, from the coding sequence ATGTTCGATCTGTTCACAAGGGTTTTCGATTTTGCACTCCCCGTCATCATTACAATTTTTATTGGCCTTTTCGGCACAGGAATTCTAATTGAAATGGGGATCATGCAAAAGCTTTCCCGGTTCACAGAACCCATTTTTAAGCATACCCATCTCCCACAGTCATGTGCATCCGCATTCATGGTATCCCTGGGATCAACTGTCGCTGCAAATAGTATGGTAGTGAAAGTAAAGGACGAGGGGTTTATTGATGATCGTGAAATGATGTTATGTGCTATTTTGAACAGTACACCAGCTTATATAAGAGAGATATTGACCTACCAGATCCCGATAGTCCTTCCTGCACTTGGGCCCATTGTGGGTGGATTCTATGTGATGGTATTCATTATCAGTGCGTTGGTGAAAGTTAGTGTGGTCATAATCCTGAGCAGGATCTGGTTCAAAGAACATAACGGTGCATTACCAGAACCCGAAAAGATAGAGAGACCAAAATTAAGAGAGGCTATTCGAAAAGCATTCAATAGACAAAAGAGGCTTTTCACTAAAATAGCCATTATTTACATTACGATGACCACGCTTGTCTTCGCTTTGAGGGAAAGAGGTGCTTTCGAGACATTCAACGTACTGCCACTGGCAGATATATTTGGAATCCCGGCAGAGAGCATAATTCCCCTTACGACCTATGTGGCAAGCCCGATCATTGGAATATCGTTACTGGGACCATTAATAAGTGACGGAGGGATAACATATCTTCAGGCAATGATAGTGCTCATGCTTGGAAGTATGTTCATGCTACCCATACTAAGCATCAGGTCGATCCTCCCACGTTATGTATCCATATTCGGACCTAAGGTCGGTTTTAGGATCGTGGCGTTCTCCACAGGAATGAGCATGACGATAAGGTTCGTTATATTGATAATACTATTATCGATAGCGAAAATGCAATGA
- a CDS encoding F420H2 dehydrogenase subunit FpoO yields MADCDLCGVSIPTVCPVRVFSPRFELSYPEGVWKGLCGGCLAAAKKAYDESSEKVAAGTFGKCDLCGTKTQLQDVGVNVPSFSKRSIVKTRKICLKCLEETSESFEKKDELCGEHH; encoded by the coding sequence ATGGCAGATTGTGATCTTTGCGGAGTATCGATTCCAACCGTATGTCCTGTAAGGGTATTCTCACCAAGGTTTGAGCTATCCTACCCCGAAGGTGTATGGAAAGGTCTTTGTGGCGGCTGTCTGGCTGCTGCTAAAAAGGCCTATGACGAATCTAGTGAAAAAGTGGCTGCAGGCACATTTGGTAAATGTGATCTTTGTGGCACAAAGACCCAGTTGCAAGATGTAGGGGTAAACGTCCCCTCATTTTCAAAAAGGTCTATTGTCAAAACAAGAAAGATATGCCTGAAATGCCTTGAAGAAACCAGTGAGTCCTTTGAGAAAAAGGATGAACTGTGTGGTGAACATCACTGA
- the fpoN gene encoding F(420)H(2) dehydrogenase subunit N, producing MVDLMLLAPEITILVTGLIVLLAGLFLSAQSKKIVGYIATLGCLVAMLLTISSFGTTAVMFSNSLSIDALSQFFKIVFLTVTTLVCIASVKYTDGNDHADEYYVLVLFATIGMMMVASANDLMVLFVAFELASLATYALAGFEKKNPASIEASMKYFIIGSLSAALLLLGIGYVYGATGTTNIEGIAQNIDLLLNSPMGILSLVLLIAGFGFKIALVPFHMWAPDTYQGAPSLVSALLAAGSKKMGIIAAFKVFIGALIALQADWQIAFAILAVLTMTYGNIVALSQTSVKRMLAYSSLAQAGYITMAFVVMTPMALTGGILYALSHGFMKAGAFIATAAVVYMVTSENKDILNADHLDNFKGLGRRMPITALSMTVFVFALSGIPPTAGYMSKFILFSSTIQSGLVWLAVIAILNSALSLYYYARVVRYMYAKPTDGDRVSEPLPYVIALLLAVAGVLVIGIWPEPFVNMAMEAASVLI from the coding sequence ATGGTGGATCTAATGTTACTTGCACCTGAGATCACAATCCTGGTAACAGGTTTGATCGTGCTTTTGGCAGGTCTTTTCCTGTCAGCCCAGTCTAAGAAAATAGTCGGATACATAGCAACACTTGGTTGTCTCGTTGCCATGCTGCTGACCATCAGCAGCTTTGGTACTACTGCAGTGATGTTCTCTAATTCACTGAGCATTGATGCACTATCGCAGTTCTTTAAGATAGTGTTCCTTACAGTTACGACCCTTGTGTGTATTGCATCCGTAAAATACACTGATGGCAACGACCATGCAGATGAATACTATGTACTGGTGCTCTTCGCGACCATCGGTATGATGATGGTAGCATCTGCGAATGACCTCATGGTCCTGTTCGTTGCATTCGAACTAGCAAGTCTTGCAACCTATGCTCTTGCAGGTTTCGAGAAAAAGAACCCTGCTTCCATTGAAGCTTCAATGAAGTACTTCATCATCGGTTCCCTTTCAGCTGCTCTGTTGTTGCTTGGTATCGGATATGTCTATGGTGCAACAGGCACTACAAACATTGAAGGAATTGCTCAGAACATCGATCTTCTGCTCAACAGTCCAATGGGTATTCTTTCCCTTGTACTCCTGATCGCAGGATTCGGTTTCAAGATTGCTCTTGTTCCATTCCACATGTGGGCACCTGATACCTATCAGGGAGCACCTTCCCTTGTGTCTGCACTTCTGGCCGCAGGTTCCAAGAAGATGGGTATCATCGCAGCATTCAAAGTGTTCATAGGAGCTCTCATTGCACTTCAGGCAGACTGGCAGATCGCTTTTGCGATACTCGCAGTTCTGACAATGACCTATGGTAACATCGTTGCTCTGTCCCAGACAAGTGTAAAACGCATGCTTGCTTACTCGTCTCTTGCACAGGCAGGATACATCACAATGGCATTTGTGGTCATGACCCCTATGGCATTAACTGGTGGTATCCTCTATGCATTGTCACACGGTTTCATGAAAGCAGGAGCTTTCATTGCAACAGCAGCTGTGGTTTACATGGTAACATCAGAGAACAAGGACATTCTAAATGCTGACCATCTTGACAACTTCAAGGGTCTTGGCAGAAGAATGCCAATAACTGCTCTCAGTATGACCGTGTTCGTATTCGCACTGTCCGGTATCCCGCCAACAGCAGGTTACATGAGCAAGTTCATCTTGTTCTCATCAACTATCCAATCAGGTCTTGTATGGCTTGCAGTGATCGCTATTCTTAACAGCGCACTTTCACTGTACTACTATGCAAGGGTTGTCAGGTACATGTATGCAAAACCAACTGATGGAGATCGGGTCTCAGAACCACTTCCATACGTCATTGCACTGCTTCTTGCAGTTGCAGGTGTATTGGTAATAGGTATCTGGCCGGAACCTTTCGTAAACATGGCAATGGAAGCCGCAAGTGTATTGATCTAA